One genomic window of Cupriavidus oxalaticus includes the following:
- a CDS encoding MdtB/MuxB family multidrug efflux RND transporter permease subunit, with protein MNPSRLFIQRPVATALLMLAILLSGLVAYRLLPLSALPEVDYPTIQVTTLYPGASPDVMTSSVTAPLERQFGQMPGLKQMSSSSSGGASVITLQFELTLPLDVAEQEVQAAINAGSNLLPSDLPMPPVYSKVNPADAPIMTIAMTSDTMPLPKLQDMVDTRVAQKISQIQGVGLVTISGGQRPAVRIQANPAALASLGMSIDDLRTAIGSANVNGAKGSFDGPQRASTIDANDQLRSADEYRQIILGYKNGAPIRITDVAEIVDGPENSRLAAWANDKPAIVLNIQRQPGANVIEVVDRIKALLPQLQNALPASVHVQLLTDRTTTIRASVEDVQFELLLAIALVVLVIFLFLRNIPATIIPGVAVPLSLVGTFGVMYLSGFSINNLTLMALTIATGFVVDDAIVMIENIMRYIEKGDSPMQAALKGSKQIGFTIISLTFSLVAVLIPLLFMGDVVGRLFREFAITLAVSILISAVVSLTLTPMMCARLLHHVPEEKLSRFHRATGRFFDNVIERYGRALDWVLDRQKATLVVAVATLALTVLLYLLVPKGFFPVQDTGVIQGITEAAQTTSFGAMARKQEAVAKVVMQDPAVASLSSFIGVDGSNTTLNAGRMLINLKPKGERDPIDVVTQRLQHAVQSLGGVSLFTQPVQDLTIEDKVSRTQYQFTVEDPDPETLAAWVPKLVERLRQEPELRDVTSDQQNNGLRAYVDIDRDAAARFGITTAVIDSALYSAFGQRLVSTIFTQSSQYRVVLETMPEFRKSPQSLAELRLPSSSGGQVPLGAFARITERTGPLVINHQGQFPAATISFNLAHGESLGAAVDKITRVEQELGLPISMQTSFQGAALAFRASLSNTLWLILAAVVTMYIVLGVLYESTIHPVTILSTLPSAGVGALLALLVAGMDLGIIAIIGIILLIGIVKKNAIMMIDFALEAEREGGMTPRDAIFQACLLRFRPILMTTMAALLAALPLMLGSGIGSELRQPLGVTMVGGLLVSQVLTLFTTPVIYLAFDRVATRVKGWRKRRFGDPEEGGTGEEPV; from the coding sequence ATGAACCCATCACGCCTCTTCATCCAGCGCCCGGTCGCTACGGCGCTGCTGATGCTGGCCATCCTGCTCTCCGGGCTGGTGGCCTACCGGCTGCTGCCGCTGTCGGCGCTGCCGGAGGTCGACTACCCGACGATCCAGGTCACCACGCTCTACCCCGGCGCCAGCCCCGACGTGATGACTTCGTCGGTGACCGCGCCGCTGGAGCGGCAGTTCGGCCAGATGCCCGGCCTGAAGCAGATGTCGTCGTCCTCGTCGGGCGGCGCCTCGGTGATCACGCTGCAGTTCGAGCTGACGCTGCCGCTGGACGTGGCCGAGCAGGAAGTGCAGGCCGCCATCAATGCCGGCAGCAACCTGCTGCCGTCCGACCTGCCGATGCCGCCGGTCTACAGCAAGGTCAACCCGGCCGACGCGCCGATCATGACCATCGCCATGACGTCCGACACCATGCCGCTGCCCAAGCTGCAGGACATGGTGGATACGCGCGTGGCGCAGAAGATCTCGCAGATCCAGGGCGTGGGCCTGGTCACCATCAGCGGCGGGCAGCGCCCCGCGGTGCGCATCCAGGCCAACCCGGCCGCGCTGGCATCGCTCGGCATGTCGATCGACGACCTGCGCACCGCGATCGGCTCGGCCAACGTCAACGGCGCCAAGGGCAGCTTCGACGGCCCGCAGCGCGCGTCGACCATCGACGCCAACGACCAGCTGCGCTCCGCCGACGAATACCGCCAGATCATCCTCGGCTACAAGAACGGCGCGCCGATCCGCATCACCGACGTGGCCGAGATCGTCGACGGTCCCGAGAACAGCCGCCTGGCCGCGTGGGCCAACGACAAGCCCGCGATCGTGCTGAACATCCAGCGCCAGCCCGGCGCGAACGTGATCGAGGTGGTCGACCGCATCAAGGCGCTGCTGCCGCAGCTGCAGAACGCGCTGCCGGCGTCGGTCCACGTGCAGCTGCTGACCGACCGCACCACCACCATCCGCGCCTCGGTCGAGGACGTGCAGTTCGAGCTGCTGCTGGCGATCGCGCTGGTGGTGCTGGTGATCTTCCTGTTCCTGCGCAATATCCCCGCCACCATCATCCCGGGCGTGGCGGTGCCGCTGTCGCTGGTGGGCACGTTCGGCGTGATGTACCTGTCGGGGTTCTCGATCAACAACCTGACGCTGATGGCGCTGACCATTGCCACCGGCTTCGTGGTCGACGATGCGATCGTGATGATCGAGAACATCATGCGCTACATCGAGAAAGGCGATTCGCCGATGCAGGCGGCGCTCAAGGGCTCGAAGCAGATTGGCTTCACCATCATCTCGCTGACCTTCTCGCTGGTGGCGGTGCTGATCCCGCTGCTGTTCATGGGCGACGTGGTCGGCCGGCTGTTCCGCGAGTTCGCGATCACGCTGGCGGTATCGATCCTGATCTCGGCGGTGGTGTCGCTGACGCTCACGCCGATGATGTGCGCGCGGCTGCTGCACCATGTGCCGGAAGAGAAGCTGTCGCGCTTCCACCGCGCCACCGGCCGCTTCTTCGACAACGTGATCGAGCGCTACGGGCGCGCGCTGGACTGGGTGCTCGATCGCCAGAAGGCAACGCTGGTCGTGGCCGTGGCCACGCTGGCGCTGACCGTGCTGCTGTACCTGCTGGTGCCCAAGGGCTTCTTCCCGGTGCAGGACACCGGCGTGATCCAGGGCATCACCGAGGCCGCGCAGACCACCTCCTTCGGCGCCATGGCGCGCAAGCAGGAAGCGGTGGCCAAGGTGGTGATGCAGGACCCGGCGGTGGCGAGCCTGTCGTCGTTCATCGGCGTGGATGGCAGCAACACCACGCTCAACGCCGGGCGCATGCTGATCAACCTCAAGCCCAAGGGCGAGCGCGACCCCATCGACGTGGTCACGCAGCGCCTGCAGCATGCGGTGCAGAGCCTCGGCGGCGTCTCGCTGTTCACGCAGCCGGTGCAGGACCTGACCATCGAGGACAAGGTCTCGCGCACGCAGTACCAGTTCACGGTGGAAGATCCCGATCCCGAGACGCTGGCCGCGTGGGTGCCGAAGCTGGTGGAGCGCCTGCGCCAGGAGCCGGAGCTGCGCGACGTCACCAGCGACCAGCAGAACAACGGCCTGCGCGCCTATGTCGATATCGACCGCGACGCCGCGGCGCGCTTCGGCATCACCACCGCGGTGATCGACAGCGCGCTGTACAGCGCCTTCGGCCAGCGGCTGGTGTCGACCATCTTCACGCAGTCGAGCCAGTACCGCGTGGTGCTGGAGACCATGCCGGAGTTCCGCAAAAGCCCGCAATCGCTGGCCGAGCTGCGCCTGCCCTCCTCTTCCGGCGGACAGGTGCCGCTGGGCGCGTTCGCGCGCATCACCGAGCGCACCGGGCCTCTGGTGATCAACCACCAGGGGCAATTCCCCGCGGCAACGATCTCGTTCAACCTGGCGCATGGCGAATCGCTCGGCGCCGCGGTCGACAAGATCACCAGGGTGGAGCAGGAGCTGGGCCTGCCGATCTCGATGCAGACCAGCTTCCAGGGCGCGGCGCTGGCGTTCCGCGCGTCGCTGTCGAACACGCTGTGGCTGATCCTGGCCGCGGTGGTGACGATGTATATCGTGCTGGGCGTGCTGTATGAAAGCACCATCCACCCGGTCACGATCCTGTCGACGTTACCGTCCGCAGGCGTGGGCGCGTTGCTGGCGTTGCTGGTGGCGGGGATGGACCTGGGCATCATCGCCATCATCGGCATCATCCTGCTGATCGGCATCGTCAAGAAGAACGCGATCATGATGATCGACTTCGCGCTCGAGGCCGAGCGCGAAGGCGGCATGACGCCGCGCGACGCGATCTTCCAGGCCTGCCTGCTGCGTTTCCGCCCGATCCTTATGACCACCATGGCGGCGCTGCTGGCGGCGCTGCCGCTGATGCTGGGCTCCGGCATCGGCAGCGAGCTGCGCCAGCCGCTGGGCGTGACCATGGTGGGCGGCCTGCTGGTCAGCCAGGTGCTGACGCTGTTCACCACGCCGGTGATCTACCTGGCCTTCGACCGCGTGGCGACGCGCGTGAAGGGCTGGCGCAAGCGCCGCTTCGGTGATCCGGAGGAAGGCGGCACGGGCGAGGAGCCGGTCTGA
- a CDS encoding MdtA/MuxA family multidrug efflux RND transporter periplasmic adaptor subunit — MSNPEQGQPNPPPSPSSRPPLPPGGTPPRRSRRRLYAGLLVLLLAGGGWYWYAHRGDAPKGTAGGPGGPGGAGGPGAGGPGGPGGPGGRAGMPRSPVVVATVAQRDMDVVLNGLGNVTPVSNVTVRAQVSGPLLKVLFKEGQMVRAGDVLAEIDPRPFQAALDQAVGQLARDQALLQNAKLDQQRYRTLLGQDSISKQQVDTQDALVRQYEGVVKTDQGNVANARLQLGYTRIVAPVSGRIGLRQVDPGNIVNTSDANGIALITQIQPIAVMYTIPEDNLPSVLKKLNAGEKLPVQAWDRQVRNQLGEGTLLTTDNQIDTTTGTVKLKAVFPNEDGMLFPNQFVNVRTRVDTLKDATVIPVAAIQRGQQGTFVYTVDDANKVKVQVITLGPGDGSRNAVLKGLEPGQRVVVDGADRLKEGMTVEAVDPAARAAATVPASQPRGRGRRNRDGAGWGGASAPHGDASGAAAGGASGASGASGAAGEHRRQREGGASAPGAEGPRRQQQ, encoded by the coding sequence ATGTCCAACCCCGAACAAGGCCAACCTAACCCTCCCCCATCCCCGTCTTCCCGTCCGCCCCTGCCGCCCGGCGGCACCCCACCGCGCAGGAGCCGGCGCCGGCTGTATGCCGGGCTGCTGGTGCTGCTGCTGGCCGGAGGCGGCTGGTACTGGTATGCGCACCGCGGCGACGCCCCCAAGGGCACCGCGGGCGGCCCGGGCGGCCCGGGCGGCGCCGGCGGACCCGGTGCGGGAGGTCCTGGCGGTCCTGGCGGGCCAGGGGGCCGCGCCGGCATGCCGCGCTCGCCGGTCGTGGTCGCCACCGTGGCCCAGCGCGACATGGACGTGGTCCTGAACGGGCTGGGCAACGTGACCCCGGTCTCTAACGTGACCGTGCGCGCGCAGGTGTCCGGCCCGCTGCTGAAGGTGCTGTTCAAGGAAGGCCAGATGGTCAGGGCCGGCGACGTGCTGGCCGAGATCGACCCGCGCCCGTTCCAGGCCGCGCTCGACCAGGCCGTGGGCCAGCTGGCGCGCGACCAGGCCCTGCTGCAGAACGCGAAGCTGGACCAGCAGCGCTACCGCACCCTGCTGGGCCAGGATTCGATCTCCAAGCAGCAGGTCGATACCCAGGACGCGCTGGTGCGCCAGTACGAAGGCGTGGTCAAGACCGACCAGGGCAACGTGGCCAATGCGCGCCTGCAGCTGGGCTACACCAGGATCGTGGCGCCGGTGTCGGGCCGCATCGGCCTGCGCCAGGTCGATCCGGGCAATATCGTCAACACCAGCGACGCCAACGGCATCGCGCTGATCACGCAGATCCAGCCGATCGCCGTGATGTACACCATCCCCGAGGACAACCTGCCGTCGGTGCTGAAGAAGCTCAACGCCGGCGAAAAGCTGCCGGTGCAGGCGTGGGACCGCCAGGTGCGCAACCAGCTGGGCGAAGGCACGCTGCTGACCACCGACAACCAGATCGACACCACCACCGGCACGGTCAAGCTCAAGGCGGTCTTCCCCAATGAAGACGGGATGCTGTTCCCGAACCAGTTCGTCAACGTGCGCACGCGCGTCGACACGCTCAAGGACGCCACCGTGATTCCGGTGGCGGCGATCCAGCGCGGACAGCAGGGCACGTTCGTCTACACCGTCGACGACGCCAACAAGGTCAAGGTCCAGGTGATCACCCTCGGCCCGGGCGATGGCAGCCGCAATGCGGTGCTCAAGGGCCTGGAGCCCGGCCAGCGCGTGGTGGTGGATGGCGCCGACCGGCTCAAGGAAGGCATGACGGTCGAAGCAGTCGACCCGGCCGCGCGTGCCGCGGCGACGGTGCCGGCCAGCCAGCCGCGCGGGCGCGGCCGACGCAACCGCGACGGCGCTGGCTGGGGCGGTGCCAGCGCGCCGCATGGCGATGCCAGCGGCGCGGCCGCGGGCGGCGCTTCCGGCGCTTCCGGTGCTTCCGGCGCGGCCGGCGAGCATCGGCGCCAGCGTGAAGGCGGCGCCAGCGCTCCAGGTGCGGAAGGCCCGCGCCGCCAGCAGCAGTAA
- a CDS encoding response regulator, with product MRTNQPTQILVVDDDPELRDLLREYLTQQGFAVSVLHDGDGLQARLERERPALIVLDLMMPKVDGLTALRNLRAKNDDIPVILLTARSDEIDRIVGLEIGADDYLGKPFSPRELLARINAVLRRKLARPAAAPEDRESVAFGPFRVNFRQRTLSRAGQPLSISDTEFALLKLLLMHPLEVLSRERIVELMYGSASGISDRGIDVQIWRLRRLLDEDAQRPRYIQTVRGRGYTFVPDEAEEIPAELSD from the coding sequence ATGCGAACGAACCAGCCTACCCAGATCCTCGTCGTCGACGACGATCCCGAACTCCGCGACCTGCTGCGCGAGTACCTGACCCAGCAGGGCTTTGCCGTCTCGGTGCTGCACGACGGCGACGGCCTGCAGGCGCGCCTGGAGCGCGAGCGGCCAGCGCTGATCGTGCTCGACCTGATGATGCCCAAGGTCGACGGCCTGACCGCGCTGCGCAACCTGCGCGCCAAGAACGACGACATCCCGGTGATCCTGCTTACTGCCCGCAGCGACGAGATCGACCGCATCGTCGGCCTGGAGATCGGCGCCGACGACTACCTCGGCAAACCCTTCTCGCCGCGCGAGCTGCTGGCGCGCATCAACGCCGTGCTGCGCCGCAAGCTGGCCCGCCCCGCGGCGGCGCCGGAGGACCGCGAATCGGTCGCGTTTGGCCCGTTCCGCGTCAATTTCCGCCAGCGCACGCTGAGCCGCGCCGGCCAGCCGCTGTCGATCAGCGATACCGAGTTCGCGTTGCTCAAGCTGCTGCTGATGCATCCGCTCGAAGTGCTATCGCGCGAGCGTATCGTCGAGCTGATGTACGGCAGCGCCAGCGGCATCAGCGACCGCGGCATCGACGTGCAGATCTGGCGCCTGCGCCGGCTGCTCGACGAAGACGCGCAGCGCCCGCGCTATATCCAGACCGTGCGCGGCCGCGGCTACACCTTCGTGCCCGACGAAGCGGAAGAGATTCCCGCCGAGCTTTCCGATTAA
- a CDS encoding ATP-binding protein gives MKLRRIDTLFGRIALLIAAVLVISHFSWLAILRMDRRQQQVDYSVEQMLFQLDSIERALDAHPPAKLPSLVETADTASADEHATAPKGGRSRRLVEQFISRLPQGTEVRLEDETTPRIWIKLPSRDDWIAMPILWVHNPPPDNRLVPGVMLVVGVAIVFALLIAWQLQRPVRDMANAAELLSRQRAVPPLRERGPHELRQLIERFNRMVADLARIDQERNTMLAGIAHDLKTPLARLRLRAEMLSDPKAAAGVTRDVDSMQAIVEQFLSFAQTSESTARPVPVDRRVNELAASLAEQERQVVLSLGAGDGFRMIATQLDRIIGNLVDNAYAYGKPPVCIATTRTADGYVLVVEDQGAGIPEEDKERVTLPFVRLDPARGGNAHSGLGLAIVDRLVRQAGGKLNLVNADGGGFRVEMVFGAVGA, from the coding sequence ATGAAGTTGCGACGTATCGACACCCTGTTCGGCCGCATTGCCTTGCTGATCGCGGCCGTGCTCGTGATCAGCCACTTCTCGTGGCTGGCCATCCTGCGCATGGACCGGCGCCAGCAGCAGGTCGACTATTCCGTGGAGCAGATGCTGTTCCAGCTCGACAGCATCGAGCGCGCGCTCGATGCGCACCCGCCGGCCAAGCTGCCCAGCCTGGTGGAGACCGCCGATACCGCCAGCGCCGATGAGCACGCCACCGCGCCCAAGGGCGGCCGCTCGCGCCGCCTGGTCGAGCAGTTCATTTCGCGGCTGCCGCAGGGCACCGAGGTCCGGCTCGAGGACGAGACCACGCCGCGTATCTGGATCAAGCTGCCCAGCCGCGATGACTGGATCGCGATGCCGATTCTCTGGGTCCACAACCCGCCGCCTGACAACCGGCTGGTGCCGGGCGTGATGCTGGTGGTGGGCGTGGCCATCGTGTTCGCGCTGCTGATCGCGTGGCAGCTGCAGCGGCCGGTGCGGGACATGGCCAACGCGGCCGAGCTGCTGTCGCGCCAGCGCGCGGTGCCGCCCTTGCGCGAACGCGGGCCGCATGAGCTGCGCCAGCTGATCGAGCGCTTCAATCGCATGGTGGCCGACCTGGCGCGGATCGACCAGGAGCGCAATACGATGCTGGCCGGGATCGCGCATGACCTGAAGACGCCGCTGGCGCGGCTGCGGCTGCGTGCCGAAATGCTGTCCGATCCCAAGGCCGCGGCGGGGGTTACGCGCGACGTGGATTCGATGCAGGCGATCGTTGAGCAGTTCCTGAGCTTTGCACAGACCAGTGAATCGACGGCGCGGCCAGTGCCGGTGGACCGGCGGGTCAATGAACTGGCGGCTTCGCTGGCCGAGCAGGAGCGGCAGGTGGTGTTGTCGCTGGGGGCGGGGGATGGGTTCCGGATGATCGCTACGCAGCTGGATCGGATTATCGGGAATCTTGTTGACAATGCTTATGCCTACGGCAAGCCGCCGGTTTGCATTGCTACGACGCGTACGGCTGATGGTTATGTGCTGGTGGTCGAAGACCAGGGGGCCGGGATTCCTGAAGAGGACAAGGAACGCGTCACGCTGCCGTTTGTGCGCCTCGATCCGGCCCGGGGCGGGAATGCGCATTCCGGGTTGGGGTTGGCGATTGTGGATCGGCTGGTGCGGCAGGCTGGGGGGAAGCTCAATCTCGTCAATGCCGACGGGGGCGGGTTTAGGGTCGAGATGGTGTTTGGGGCGGTGGGGGCTTAA
- a CDS encoding amidase, whose amino-acid sequence MSEALCFLSAAELQAGIRGKDISPVELMDAVLARAARLQPGLNCFITLCADEAMAAARAAEQDVMAGRPLAPLHGSPFTVKDIVNTRGVRTTFGAVPMRGNVPGEDAVAVARLRAQGAILVGKTTTPEFGPKCLTDSPLFGRTRNAWHAQRTSGGAAVAVASGIAPLAVATDGGGSTRIPAACNGVVGIKQSQGVIPHSQAQDLFGNQTHVTPTTRTVMDTALMMQAMAGEHPCDPWSLGVPAADYVAAAQPHGDLRGVRIRYCLAPPGHAVATDVAAAFEASLERLRELGAVLEPFSGDGFEVEPIWRAINHTVWRTRFAPIVAQHREALSATFVRQVESAAHVTGMEYQQAMFERSKLFLRVQGLLADAELLAMPTLTRTALPLDQDLFGQIEIDGQLYDNVRASWFPWTMPFNMTGHPAISLPWQDGVHRAIAAVHDLSADLQEARLRRRQASRSSLRRASGSYLICPGFAPEGASHFCPSGKSNQKRVYGPAGGHSYRSGLRLSYGAWLRCRAGLPDALVRHGGSGLTPLLNEPRAVGWPLLLAAT is encoded by the coding sequence ATGAGCGAAGCGCTTTGCTTTCTTTCCGCTGCCGAGCTGCAGGCCGGCATCCGCGGCAAGGACATCTCCCCGGTCGAACTGATGGACGCCGTGCTGGCCCGTGCCGCACGGCTGCAGCCCGGGCTCAACTGCTTCATCACGCTATGCGCCGACGAGGCCATGGCCGCCGCCCGCGCCGCCGAGCAGGACGTGATGGCTGGCCGGCCGCTCGCTCCGCTGCATGGCAGCCCGTTCACCGTCAAGGACATCGTCAACACGCGCGGCGTGCGCACAACCTTTGGCGCCGTACCGATGCGCGGCAATGTGCCGGGCGAAGACGCTGTCGCAGTGGCCCGTCTACGCGCGCAGGGAGCCATCCTCGTCGGCAAGACCACTACCCCGGAGTTCGGCCCCAAGTGCCTGACCGATTCGCCGCTGTTTGGCCGCACGCGCAATGCCTGGCACGCGCAGCGCACCAGCGGCGGCGCCGCGGTGGCAGTCGCGAGCGGCATCGCACCGCTGGCGGTAGCGACCGATGGCGGCGGCTCGACCCGCATCCCGGCGGCCTGCAACGGTGTGGTCGGCATCAAGCAGAGCCAGGGCGTGATCCCGCACAGCCAGGCGCAGGACCTGTTCGGCAACCAGACCCATGTCACGCCGACCACGCGCACGGTGATGGACACCGCGCTGATGATGCAGGCGATGGCCGGCGAGCATCCTTGCGACCCCTGGTCGCTGGGCGTGCCGGCCGCCGATTATGTGGCAGCCGCACAGCCCCACGGCGACCTGCGCGGCGTACGCATCCGCTATTGCCTGGCGCCGCCGGGCCACGCGGTGGCCACAGATGTGGCGGCGGCGTTCGAGGCCAGCCTGGAGCGGCTGCGCGAACTGGGCGCCGTGCTGGAGCCGTTTTCCGGCGACGGCTTTGAAGTCGAGCCGATCTGGCGCGCCATCAACCATACGGTCTGGCGCACCCGCTTCGCGCCGATCGTGGCACAGCATCGCGAGGCCCTCAGCGCAACCTTCGTGCGCCAGGTGGAATCCGCCGCGCACGTGACCGGCATGGAATACCAGCAGGCCATGTTCGAGCGCTCGAAGCTGTTCCTGCGCGTGCAAGGCCTGCTGGCGGATGCCGAACTGCTGGCGATGCCCACGCTCACGCGCACGGCCCTGCCGCTTGACCAGGACCTGTTCGGCCAGATCGAGATCGACGGCCAGCTCTACGACAATGTGCGCGCGAGCTGGTTTCCTTGGACCATGCCGTTCAACATGACCGGCCATCCGGCGATCAGCCTGCCCTGGCAAGACGGTGTTCATCGGGCCATCGCCGCTGTTCACGATCTTTCCGCTGACCTACAAGAAGCTCGGCTACGACGCCGACAAGCCTCTCGCTCTTCGCTGCGGCGGGCATCTGGTAGCTATTTGATATGCCCTGGTTTCGCCCCTGAAGGGGCGAGTCACTTTTGCCCGAGCGGCAAAAGTAACCAAAAACGCGTTTACGGCCCTGCGGGCGGCCACTCTTATCGTAGTGGGCTACGGCTTTCGTACGGGGCTTGGCTTCGTTGCAGGGCAGGACTGCCTGACGCCCTGGTGCGCCACGGTGGCTCGGGATTGACGCCATTGTTGAACGAGCCCAGAGCTGTTGGGTGGCCCCTGCTGCTAGCGGCAACGTAG
- the plsY gene encoding glycerol-3-phosphate 1-O-acyltransferase PlsY, with amino-acid sequence MPNLIFALAAYLIGSISFAVVVSKLMGLPDPHSYGSGNPGATNVLRTGNKKAAILTLIGDALKGWLAVWLAARFGPAYGLNETGLAMVALAVFLGHLFPVYHRFAGGKGVATAAGILLAVDPILGLGTLATWLIIAFFFRYSSLAALVSAIFAPFFYVLMNGVDVMTGAIFVISVLLIARHRQNIAKLLAGKESRIGDKKKV; translated from the coding sequence CTGCCTAACCTGATATTCGCCCTCGCCGCCTACCTGATCGGCTCGATTTCCTTTGCCGTTGTCGTCAGCAAGCTGATGGGGCTGCCGGATCCGCATTCATACGGCTCGGGCAACCCGGGGGCGACCAATGTGCTGCGCACCGGCAACAAGAAGGCCGCGATCCTGACGCTGATCGGCGATGCGCTGAAGGGCTGGCTGGCGGTGTGGCTGGCGGCGCGCTTCGGCCCGGCCTACGGGTTGAACGAGACCGGCCTGGCCATGGTGGCGCTGGCGGTGTTTCTCGGCCACCTGTTCCCGGTGTACCACCGCTTTGCCGGCGGCAAGGGCGTGGCCACGGCGGCCGGCATCCTGCTGGCGGTCGACCCGATCCTGGGGCTGGGCACGCTGGCCACCTGGCTGATCATTGCGTTCTTCTTCCGCTATTCGTCGCTGGCGGCACTGGTGTCTGCCATCTTCGCGCCGTTCTTTTATGTGCTGATGAATGGCGTGGATGTGATGACTGGTGCCATCTTCGTGATCAGCGTGCTGCTGATCGCGCGGCACCGGCAGAATATTGCCAAGCTGCTGGCCGGCAAGGAAAGCCGGATCGGGGACAAGAAGAAGGTCTGA
- the ybaK gene encoding Cys-tRNA(Pro) deacylase yields the protein MSKNKHVSETPATQFLRKQGVDFGEHPYEYVEHGGTGESARQLGVPEHDVVKTLIMEDERAQPLVVLMHGDCSVSTKNLARQTGRKSVQPCKPEVAQRHSGYMVGGTSPFGTRKRMPVYVEATVLELERIYINGGRRGYLVSLDPKLLRGLVDAQPVQCALPD from the coding sequence ATGAGCAAGAACAAGCACGTCTCCGAAACCCCCGCCACCCAGTTCCTGCGCAAGCAAGGCGTGGACTTCGGCGAACACCCCTATGAATACGTCGAGCATGGCGGCACCGGAGAATCGGCGCGCCAGCTCGGCGTTCCCGAGCACGACGTGGTCAAGACCCTGATCATGGAAGACGAGCGCGCGCAGCCGCTGGTGGTGCTGATGCACGGCGACTGCTCGGTCTCGACCAAGAACCTGGCGCGCCAGACCGGGCGCAAGAGCGTGCAGCCGTGCAAGCCGGAAGTGGCGCAGCGCCACAGCGGCTACATGGTCGGCGGCACCTCGCCGTTCGGCACGCGCAAGCGCATGCCGGTGTATGTGGAGGCCACGGTGCTGGAGCTGGAACGCATCTACATCAACGGTGGGCGGCGCGGCTACCTCGTCAGCCTGGACCCGAAGCTGCTGCGGGGACTGGTCGATGCACAACCGGTCCAATGCGCGCTGCCTGACTGA
- the xerD gene encoding site-specific tyrosine recombinase XerD: MSPVTRTAAADAPPDLATAPSDADAALVGRFCDALWLEDGLSQNTIDAYRRDLTLLARWLRHEGCGELPAVDDSVLSAYFNARHTQTRASSANRRLAVFRRFYQWALREHVVEADPCLLLRPAKQPPRYPKTLTEAQVDALLEAPDTGTPLGLRDRTMLELMYASGLRVSELTQMKTIEIGLNEGVARVVGGKGDKERLVPFGQQAADWLRSYLASARPALLAGRACDALFVTQRGEGMTRQAFWHLIKRHARDAGVHAPLSPHTLRHAFATHLLNHGADLRVVQLLLGHADISTTQIYTHVARERLRELHQQHHPRG; encoded by the coding sequence ATGAGCCCCGTGACACGCACGGCAGCGGCGGACGCACCGCCAGACCTCGCCACGGCCCCCAGCGATGCCGACGCGGCGCTGGTCGGCCGCTTCTGCGATGCGCTGTGGCTGGAAGACGGCCTGTCGCAGAACACCATCGACGCCTACCGGCGCGACCTGACCCTGCTGGCGCGCTGGCTGCGCCACGAAGGCTGCGGCGAGCTGCCGGCCGTGGACGACAGCGTGCTGTCGGCCTACTTCAACGCGCGCCACACGCAGACGCGCGCGTCGTCGGCCAACCGCCGGCTCGCGGTGTTCCGGCGCTTCTACCAGTGGGCGCTGCGCGAGCACGTCGTCGAGGCCGATCCCTGCCTGCTGCTGCGCCCCGCCAAGCAGCCGCCGCGCTACCCCAAGACCCTGACCGAGGCGCAGGTCGACGCGCTGCTGGAAGCGCCCGACACCGGCACGCCGCTGGGCCTGCGCGACCGCACCATGCTGGAGCTGATGTACGCCAGCGGCCTGCGCGTGTCCGAGCTGACGCAGATGAAGACCATCGAGATCGGACTGAACGAGGGCGTGGCGCGCGTGGTTGGCGGCAAGGGCGACAAGGAACGGCTGGTCCCGTTCGGCCAGCAGGCTGCCGACTGGCTGCGCAGCTACCTCGCCAGCGCGCGTCCCGCGCTGCTGGCCGGGCGCGCCTGCGACGCGCTGTTCGTCACGCAGCGCGGCGAGGGCATGACGCGGCAGGCGTTCTGGCACCTGATCAAGCGCCACGCGCGCGATGCCGGCGTGCACGCGCCGCTGTCGCCGCACACGCTGCGGCACGCCTTTGCCACGCACCTGCTCAACCACGGCGCCGACCTGCGCGTGGTGCAGCTGCTGCTCGGCCATGCCGATATCTCCACCACGCAGATCTACACCCACGTCGCGCGCGAGCGCCTGCGCGAGCTGCACCAGCAGCACCATCCGCGTGGGTGA